One segment of Passer domesticus isolate bPasDom1 chromosome 24, bPasDom1.hap1, whole genome shotgun sequence DNA contains the following:
- the LOC135285631 gene encoding uncharacterized protein LOC135285631 isoform X8, producing MKDFVLELTPDSSSGRADQGPAAAAAEPVELEAELQEGMAESCPPWPGLCQGPRQEPAPRAKRLSDSAAQPQALQSAKKACVLSPDCSTPSPAGNPLLPSPGSGCSLLLDESGQEELGAGFAVPRYDDVAISLDISRCFDDSELDDSLLELSGSEKGNSPFDYTEEEIQEILADDSMEAEQQQLAAESHLSQSESGKSEQAQSGGCEASELTQEAKEPQEHPSGSSGCDPGFLGGAAALDGAQRLQQELDLDLQELLSLSPFAAAGADEALEEHSLERETLDAMIDDCLGYSTAAGSCVPEISSERVMPKGQEGLAQGCLGKSLLSSGLPCGQSRGDESPAFVLPLKKELPKATVSCLSRKSGSPEDAEGEFRGAEQPPGSTKLRDTAVGQSGQEEPPTWKKSGKVIPVPQEEEERPKQRTCISEAQPEQKRRFSPGCANPSEERCGYYLRALKLGCAQLKHGISAEKIMA from the exons aTGAAGGATTTTGT GTTGGAGCTGACTCCTGATTCCTCCTCGGGAAGGGCTGACCAAGGgccggcggcagcagcagcagagcccgtggagctggaagcagagctgcaggaaggcatgGCAGAGAGCTGCCCTCCGTGGcccgggctgtgccagggccccaggcaggagccagccccCAGGGCCAAGAGGCTCTCGGACTCCGCGGCGCAGCCGCAGGCCCTGCAGTCAGCCAAGAAGGCCTGCGTGCTCAGCCCTGactgcagcacccccagcccagcagggaaccccctgctgccttccccaggctctggctgctcccttctCCTGGACGAGAgcgggcaggaggagctgggggcaggTTTTGCTGTGCCCAGGTACGACGACGTGGCCATTTCCCTGGACATCAGCCGCTGCTTCGACGACAGCGAGCTGGATGAttccctgctggagctgtcAGGCAGCGAGAAAGGGAATTCTCCCTTTGACTACACCGAGGAGGAGATCCAGGAAATCCTGGCGGATGATTCCAtggaggctgagcagcagcagctggctgctGAAAGCCACCTGAGCCAAAGTGAGAGTGGGAAGAGCGAGCAGGCGCAGAGCGGCGGCTGTGAGGCCTCGGAGCTCACACAGGAAGcaaaggagccccaggagcatcCCTCAGGCAGCTCGGGGTGTGATCCTGGATTTCTGGGTGGCGCTGCTGCTCTGGATGGAGctcagaggctgcagcaggagctggaccttgacctgcaggagctgctgagcctgAGCCCCTTCGCCGCCGCCGGCGCCGATGAGGCTCTGGAGGAACACAGCCTGGAAAGAGAAACTTTGGATGCCATGATAGATGATTGCTTGGGATATtccacagctgctgggagctgcgtTCCTGAAATATCTTCAGAAAGGGTGATGCCTAAAGGCCAGGAGGGCCTGGCTCAGGGTTGCCTGGGAAAATCCCTGCTCTCATCCGGCCTTCCCTGtggccagagcagaggggatgAGAGTCCAGCATTTGTGTTGCCACTCAAAAAAGAACTTCCCAAAGCAACAGTGAGCTGTTTGTCACGGAAATCAGGCTCTCCAGAGGATGCTGAAGGGGAAttcagaggagctgagcagcctccaggCAGCACTAAA tTAAGGGACACAGCTGTAGGCCAGAGTGGGCAGGAAGAGCCACCCACTTGGAAGAAAAGTGGCAAAGTAATTCCTGTCccacaggaggaggaagaaag GCCAAAACAACGGACCTGCATTTCAGAAGCACAGCCTGAGCAAAAGAGACGtttctctccaggctgtgccAATCCAAGTGAGGAAAGGTGTGGCTATTACCTCAG
- the LOC135285631 gene encoding uncharacterized protein LOC135285631 isoform X3 codes for MKDFVLELTPDSSSGRADQGPAAAAAEPVELEAELQEGMAESCPPWPGLCQGPRQEPAPRAKRLSDSAAQPQALQSAKKACVLSPDCSTPSPAGNPLLPSPGSGCSLLLDESGQEELGAGFAVPRYDDVAISLDISRCFDDSELDDSLLELSGSEKGNSPFDYTEEEIQEILADDSMEAEQQQLAAESHLSQSESGKSEQAQSGGCEASELTQEAKEPQEHPSGSSGCDPGFLGGAAALDGAQRLQQELDLDLQELLSLSPFAAAGADEALEEHSLERETLDAMIDDCLGYSTAAGSCVPEISSERVMPKGQEGLAQGCLGKSLLSSGLPCGQSRGDESPAFVLPLKKELPKATVSCLSRKSGSPEDAEGEFRGAEQPPGSTKLRDTAVGQSGQEEPPTWKKSGKVIPVPQEEEERPKQRTCISEAQPEQKRRFSPGCANPSEERCGYYLRGGDLSFLVMEEYVQAKDPGATFGAGLAGSSTSSGEFPSAFFPNQLFGKSW; via the exons aTGAAGGATTTTGT GTTGGAGCTGACTCCTGATTCCTCCTCGGGAAGGGCTGACCAAGGgccggcggcagcagcagcagagcccgtggagctggaagcagagctgcaggaaggcatgGCAGAGAGCTGCCCTCCGTGGcccgggctgtgccagggccccaggcaggagccagccccCAGGGCCAAGAGGCTCTCGGACTCCGCGGCGCAGCCGCAGGCCCTGCAGTCAGCCAAGAAGGCCTGCGTGCTCAGCCCTGactgcagcacccccagcccagcagggaaccccctgctgccttccccaggctctggctgctcccttctCCTGGACGAGAgcgggcaggaggagctgggggcaggTTTTGCTGTGCCCAGGTACGACGACGTGGCCATTTCCCTGGACATCAGCCGCTGCTTCGACGACAGCGAGCTGGATGAttccctgctggagctgtcAGGCAGCGAGAAAGGGAATTCTCCCTTTGACTACACCGAGGAGGAGATCCAGGAAATCCTGGCGGATGATTCCAtggaggctgagcagcagcagctggctgctGAAAGCCACCTGAGCCAAAGTGAGAGTGGGAAGAGCGAGCAGGCGCAGAGCGGCGGCTGTGAGGCCTCGGAGCTCACACAGGAAGcaaaggagccccaggagcatcCCTCAGGCAGCTCGGGGTGTGATCCTGGATTTCTGGGTGGCGCTGCTGCTCTGGATGGAGctcagaggctgcagcaggagctggaccttgacctgcaggagctgctgagcctgAGCCCCTTCGCCGCCGCCGGCGCCGATGAGGCTCTGGAGGAACACAGCCTGGAAAGAGAAACTTTGGATGCCATGATAGATGATTGCTTGGGATATtccacagctgctgggagctgcgtTCCTGAAATATCTTCAGAAAGGGTGATGCCTAAAGGCCAGGAGGGCCTGGCTCAGGGTTGCCTGGGAAAATCCCTGCTCTCATCCGGCCTTCCCTGtggccagagcagaggggatgAGAGTCCAGCATTTGTGTTGCCACTCAAAAAAGAACTTCCCAAAGCAACAGTGAGCTGTTTGTCACGGAAATCAGGCTCTCCAGAGGATGCTGAAGGGGAAttcagaggagctgagcagcctccaggCAGCACTAAA tTAAGGGACACAGCTGTAGGCCAGAGTGGGCAGGAAGAGCCACCCACTTGGAAGAAAAGTGGCAAAGTAATTCCTGTCccacaggaggaggaagaaag GCCAAAACAACGGACCTGCATTTCAGAAGCACAGCCTGAGCAAAAGAGACGtttctctccaggctgtgccAATCCAAGTGAGGAAAGGTGTGGCTATTACCTCAG AGGTGGTGACCTCTCCTTCTTGGTGATGGAAGAATATGTTCAGGCAAAGGATCCTGGAGCCACCTTTGGGGCTGGCCTGGCTGGAAGCAGCACGTCCTCAGGAGAATTTCCCAGTGCctttttcccaaaccagctctTTGGGAAAAGCTGGtga
- the LOC135285631 gene encoding uncharacterized protein LOC135285631 isoform X9, giving the protein MKDFVLELTPDSSSGRADQGPAAAAAEPVELEAELQEGMAESCPPWPGLCQGPRQEPAPRAKRLSDSAAQPQALQSAKKACVLSPDCSTPSPAGNPLLPSPGSGCSLLLDESGQEELGAGFAVPRYDDVAISLDISRCFDDSELDDSLLELSGSEKGNSPFDYTEEEIQEILADDSMEAEQQQLAAESHLSQSESGKSEQAQSGGCEASELTQEAKEPQEHPSGSSGCDPGFLGGAAALDGAQRLQQELDLDLQELLSLSPFAAAGADEALEEHSLERETLDAMIDDCLGYSTAAGSCVPEISSERVMPKGQEGLAQGCLGKSLLSSGLPCGQSRGDESPAFVLPLKKELPKATVSCLSRKSGSPEDAEGEFRGAEQPPGSTKLRDTAVGQSGQEEPPTWKKSGKVIPVPQEEEERPKQRTCISEAQPEQKRRFSPGCANPSEERCGYYLRTPSGALLEACVLARGF; this is encoded by the exons aTGAAGGATTTTGT GTTGGAGCTGACTCCTGATTCCTCCTCGGGAAGGGCTGACCAAGGgccggcggcagcagcagcagagcccgtggagctggaagcagagctgcaggaaggcatgGCAGAGAGCTGCCCTCCGTGGcccgggctgtgccagggccccaggcaggagccagccccCAGGGCCAAGAGGCTCTCGGACTCCGCGGCGCAGCCGCAGGCCCTGCAGTCAGCCAAGAAGGCCTGCGTGCTCAGCCCTGactgcagcacccccagcccagcagggaaccccctgctgccttccccaggctctggctgctcccttctCCTGGACGAGAgcgggcaggaggagctgggggcaggTTTTGCTGTGCCCAGGTACGACGACGTGGCCATTTCCCTGGACATCAGCCGCTGCTTCGACGACAGCGAGCTGGATGAttccctgctggagctgtcAGGCAGCGAGAAAGGGAATTCTCCCTTTGACTACACCGAGGAGGAGATCCAGGAAATCCTGGCGGATGATTCCAtggaggctgagcagcagcagctggctgctGAAAGCCACCTGAGCCAAAGTGAGAGTGGGAAGAGCGAGCAGGCGCAGAGCGGCGGCTGTGAGGCCTCGGAGCTCACACAGGAAGcaaaggagccccaggagcatcCCTCAGGCAGCTCGGGGTGTGATCCTGGATTTCTGGGTGGCGCTGCTGCTCTGGATGGAGctcagaggctgcagcaggagctggaccttgacctgcaggagctgctgagcctgAGCCCCTTCGCCGCCGCCGGCGCCGATGAGGCTCTGGAGGAACACAGCCTGGAAAGAGAAACTTTGGATGCCATGATAGATGATTGCTTGGGATATtccacagctgctgggagctgcgtTCCTGAAATATCTTCAGAAAGGGTGATGCCTAAAGGCCAGGAGGGCCTGGCTCAGGGTTGCCTGGGAAAATCCCTGCTCTCATCCGGCCTTCCCTGtggccagagcagaggggatgAGAGTCCAGCATTTGTGTTGCCACTCAAAAAAGAACTTCCCAAAGCAACAGTGAGCTGTTTGTCACGGAAATCAGGCTCTCCAGAGGATGCTGAAGGGGAAttcagaggagctgagcagcctccaggCAGCACTAAA tTAAGGGACACAGCTGTAGGCCAGAGTGGGCAGGAAGAGCCACCCACTTGGAAGAAAAGTGGCAAAGTAATTCCTGTCccacaggaggaggaagaaag GCCAAAACAACGGACCTGCATTTCAGAAGCACAGCCTGAGCAAAAGAGACGtttctctccaggctgtgccAATCCAAGTGAGGAAAGGTGTGGCTATTACCTCAG GACTCCATCAGGAGCTCTCCTTGAGGCTTGTGTGCTTGCTAGAGGGTTTTGA
- the LOC135285631 gene encoding uncharacterized protein LOC135285631 isoform X4, with translation MKDFVLELTPDSSSGRADQGPAAAAAEPVELEAELQEGMAESCPPWPGLCQGPRQEPAPRAKRLSDSAAQPQALQSAKKACVLSPDCSTPSPAGNPLLPSPGSGCSLLLDESGQEELGAGFAVPRYDDVAISLDISRCFDDSELDDSLLELSGSEKGNSPFDYTEEEIQEILADDSMEAEQQQLAAESHLSQSESGKSEQAQSGGCEASELTQEAKEPQEHPSGSSGCDPGFLGGAAALDGAQRLQQELDLDLQELLSLSPFAAAGADEALEEHSLERETLDAMIDDCLGYSTAAGSCVPEISSERVMPKGQEGLAQGCLGKSLLSSGLPCGQSRGDESPAFVLPLKKELPKATVSCLSRKSGSPEDAEGEFRGAEQPPGSTKLRDTAVGQSGQEEPPTWKKSGKVIPVPQEEEERPKQRTCISEAQPEQKRRFSPGCANPSEERGGDLSFLVMEEYVQAKDPGATFGAGLAGSSTSSGEFPSAFFPNQLFGKSW, from the exons aTGAAGGATTTTGT GTTGGAGCTGACTCCTGATTCCTCCTCGGGAAGGGCTGACCAAGGgccggcggcagcagcagcagagcccgtggagctggaagcagagctgcaggaaggcatgGCAGAGAGCTGCCCTCCGTGGcccgggctgtgccagggccccaggcaggagccagccccCAGGGCCAAGAGGCTCTCGGACTCCGCGGCGCAGCCGCAGGCCCTGCAGTCAGCCAAGAAGGCCTGCGTGCTCAGCCCTGactgcagcacccccagcccagcagggaaccccctgctgccttccccaggctctggctgctcccttctCCTGGACGAGAgcgggcaggaggagctgggggcaggTTTTGCTGTGCCCAGGTACGACGACGTGGCCATTTCCCTGGACATCAGCCGCTGCTTCGACGACAGCGAGCTGGATGAttccctgctggagctgtcAGGCAGCGAGAAAGGGAATTCTCCCTTTGACTACACCGAGGAGGAGATCCAGGAAATCCTGGCGGATGATTCCAtggaggctgagcagcagcagctggctgctGAAAGCCACCTGAGCCAAAGTGAGAGTGGGAAGAGCGAGCAGGCGCAGAGCGGCGGCTGTGAGGCCTCGGAGCTCACACAGGAAGcaaaggagccccaggagcatcCCTCAGGCAGCTCGGGGTGTGATCCTGGATTTCTGGGTGGCGCTGCTGCTCTGGATGGAGctcagaggctgcagcaggagctggaccttgacctgcaggagctgctgagcctgAGCCCCTTCGCCGCCGCCGGCGCCGATGAGGCTCTGGAGGAACACAGCCTGGAAAGAGAAACTTTGGATGCCATGATAGATGATTGCTTGGGATATtccacagctgctgggagctgcgtTCCTGAAATATCTTCAGAAAGGGTGATGCCTAAAGGCCAGGAGGGCCTGGCTCAGGGTTGCCTGGGAAAATCCCTGCTCTCATCCGGCCTTCCCTGtggccagagcagaggggatgAGAGTCCAGCATTTGTGTTGCCACTCAAAAAAGAACTTCCCAAAGCAACAGTGAGCTGTTTGTCACGGAAATCAGGCTCTCCAGAGGATGCTGAAGGGGAAttcagaggagctgagcagcctccaggCAGCACTAAA tTAAGGGACACAGCTGTAGGCCAGAGTGGGCAGGAAGAGCCACCCACTTGGAAGAAAAGTGGCAAAGTAATTCCTGTCccacaggaggaggaagaaag GCCAAAACAACGGACCTGCATTTCAGAAGCACAGCCTGAGCAAAAGAGACGtttctctccaggctgtgccAATCCAAGTGAGGAAAG AGGTGGTGACCTCTCCTTCTTGGTGATGGAAGAATATGTTCAGGCAAAGGATCCTGGAGCCACCTTTGGGGCTGGCCTGGCTGGAAGCAGCACGTCCTCAGGAGAATTTCCCAGTGCctttttcccaaaccagctctTTGGGAAAAGCTGGtga
- the LOC135285631 gene encoding uncharacterized protein LOC135285631 isoform X6, which produces MKDFVLELTPDSSSGRADQGPAAAAAEPVELEAELQEGMAESCPPWPGLCQGPRQEPAPRAKRLSDSAAQPQALQSAKKACVLSPDCSTPSPAGNPLLPSPGSGCSLLLDESGQEELGAGFAVPRYDDVAISLDISRCFDDSELDDSLLELSGSEKGNSPFDYTEEEIQEILADDSMEAEQQQLAAESHLSQSESGKSEQAQSGGCEASELTQEAKEPQEHPSGSSGCDPGFLGGAAALDGAQRLQQELDLDLQELLSLSPFAAAGADEALEEHSLERETLDAMIDDCLGYSTAAGSCVPEISSERVMPKGQEGLAQGCLGKSLLSSGLPCGQSRGDESPAFVLPLKKELPKATVSCLSRKSGSPEDAEGEFRGAEQPPGSTKLRDTAVGQSGQEEPPTWKKSGKVIPVPQEEEERPKQRTCISEAQPEQKRRFSPGCANPSEERARHLPPPRPMCPSPPRFRRTWGPFGRSRSEPPLCTKKS; this is translated from the exons aTGAAGGATTTTGT GTTGGAGCTGACTCCTGATTCCTCCTCGGGAAGGGCTGACCAAGGgccggcggcagcagcagcagagcccgtggagctggaagcagagctgcaggaaggcatgGCAGAGAGCTGCCCTCCGTGGcccgggctgtgccagggccccaggcaggagccagccccCAGGGCCAAGAGGCTCTCGGACTCCGCGGCGCAGCCGCAGGCCCTGCAGTCAGCCAAGAAGGCCTGCGTGCTCAGCCCTGactgcagcacccccagcccagcagggaaccccctgctgccttccccaggctctggctgctcccttctCCTGGACGAGAgcgggcaggaggagctgggggcaggTTTTGCTGTGCCCAGGTACGACGACGTGGCCATTTCCCTGGACATCAGCCGCTGCTTCGACGACAGCGAGCTGGATGAttccctgctggagctgtcAGGCAGCGAGAAAGGGAATTCTCCCTTTGACTACACCGAGGAGGAGATCCAGGAAATCCTGGCGGATGATTCCAtggaggctgagcagcagcagctggctgctGAAAGCCACCTGAGCCAAAGTGAGAGTGGGAAGAGCGAGCAGGCGCAGAGCGGCGGCTGTGAGGCCTCGGAGCTCACACAGGAAGcaaaggagccccaggagcatcCCTCAGGCAGCTCGGGGTGTGATCCTGGATTTCTGGGTGGCGCTGCTGCTCTGGATGGAGctcagaggctgcagcaggagctggaccttgacctgcaggagctgctgagcctgAGCCCCTTCGCCGCCGCCGGCGCCGATGAGGCTCTGGAGGAACACAGCCTGGAAAGAGAAACTTTGGATGCCATGATAGATGATTGCTTGGGATATtccacagctgctgggagctgcgtTCCTGAAATATCTTCAGAAAGGGTGATGCCTAAAGGCCAGGAGGGCCTGGCTCAGGGTTGCCTGGGAAAATCCCTGCTCTCATCCGGCCTTCCCTGtggccagagcagaggggatgAGAGTCCAGCATTTGTGTTGCCACTCAAAAAAGAACTTCCCAAAGCAACAGTGAGCTGTTTGTCACGGAAATCAGGCTCTCCAGAGGATGCTGAAGGGGAAttcagaggagctgagcagcctccaggCAGCACTAAA tTAAGGGACACAGCTGTAGGCCAGAGTGGGCAGGAAGAGCCACCCACTTGGAAGAAAAGTGGCAAAGTAATTCCTGTCccacaggaggaggaagaaag GCCAAAACAACGGACCTGCATTTCAGAAGCACAGCCTGAGCAAAAGAGACGtttctctccaggctgtgccAATCCAAGTGAGGAAAG
- the LOC135285631 gene encoding uncharacterized protein LOC135285631 isoform X5, with product MKDFVLELTPDSSSGRADQGPAAAAAEPVELEAELQEGMAESCPPWPGLCQGPRQEPAPRAKRLSDSAAQPQALQSAKKACVLSPDCSTPSPAGNPLLPSPGSGCSLLLDESGQEELGAGFAVPRYDDVAISLDISRCFDDSELDDSLLELSGSEKGNSPFDYTEEEIQEILADDSMEAEQQQLAAESHLSQSESGKSEQAQSGGCEASELTQEAKEPQEHPSGSSGCDPGFLGGAAALDGAQRLQQELDLDLQELLSLSPFAAAGADEALEEHSLERETLDAMIDDCLGYSTAAGSCVPEISSERVMPKGQEGLAQGCLGKSLLSSGLPCGQSRGDESPAFVLPLKKELPKATVSCLSRKSGSPEDAEGEFRGAEQPPGSTKLRDTAVGQSGQEEPPTWKKSGKVIPVPQEEEERPKQRTCISEAQPEQKRRFSPGCANPSEERCGYYLRARHLPPPRPMCPSPPRFRRTWGPFGRSRSEPPLCTKKS from the exons aTGAAGGATTTTGT GTTGGAGCTGACTCCTGATTCCTCCTCGGGAAGGGCTGACCAAGGgccggcggcagcagcagcagagcccgtggagctggaagcagagctgcaggaaggcatgGCAGAGAGCTGCCCTCCGTGGcccgggctgtgccagggccccaggcaggagccagccccCAGGGCCAAGAGGCTCTCGGACTCCGCGGCGCAGCCGCAGGCCCTGCAGTCAGCCAAGAAGGCCTGCGTGCTCAGCCCTGactgcagcacccccagcccagcagggaaccccctgctgccttccccaggctctggctgctcccttctCCTGGACGAGAgcgggcaggaggagctgggggcaggTTTTGCTGTGCCCAGGTACGACGACGTGGCCATTTCCCTGGACATCAGCCGCTGCTTCGACGACAGCGAGCTGGATGAttccctgctggagctgtcAGGCAGCGAGAAAGGGAATTCTCCCTTTGACTACACCGAGGAGGAGATCCAGGAAATCCTGGCGGATGATTCCAtggaggctgagcagcagcagctggctgctGAAAGCCACCTGAGCCAAAGTGAGAGTGGGAAGAGCGAGCAGGCGCAGAGCGGCGGCTGTGAGGCCTCGGAGCTCACACAGGAAGcaaaggagccccaggagcatcCCTCAGGCAGCTCGGGGTGTGATCCTGGATTTCTGGGTGGCGCTGCTGCTCTGGATGGAGctcagaggctgcagcaggagctggaccttgacctgcaggagctgctgagcctgAGCCCCTTCGCCGCCGCCGGCGCCGATGAGGCTCTGGAGGAACACAGCCTGGAAAGAGAAACTTTGGATGCCATGATAGATGATTGCTTGGGATATtccacagctgctgggagctgcgtTCCTGAAATATCTTCAGAAAGGGTGATGCCTAAAGGCCAGGAGGGCCTGGCTCAGGGTTGCCTGGGAAAATCCCTGCTCTCATCCGGCCTTCCCTGtggccagagcagaggggatgAGAGTCCAGCATTTGTGTTGCCACTCAAAAAAGAACTTCCCAAAGCAACAGTGAGCTGTTTGTCACGGAAATCAGGCTCTCCAGAGGATGCTGAAGGGGAAttcagaggagctgagcagcctccaggCAGCACTAAA tTAAGGGACACAGCTGTAGGCCAGAGTGGGCAGGAAGAGCCACCCACTTGGAAGAAAAGTGGCAAAGTAATTCCTGTCccacaggaggaggaagaaag GCCAAAACAACGGACCTGCATTTCAGAAGCACAGCCTGAGCAAAAGAGACGtttctctccaggctgtgccAATCCAAGTGAGGAAAGGTGTGGCTATTACCTCAG